Proteins co-encoded in one Capnocytophaga ochracea DSM 7271 genomic window:
- a CDS encoding peptide chain release factor 3, whose amino-acid sequence MSLQQEIQKRRTFGIISHPDAGKTTLTEKLLLFGGAIQEAGAVKSNKIKKGATSDFMEIERQRGISVATSVLAFNYKEHKINILDTPGHKDFAEDTFRTLTAVDSVIVVIDVAKGVEEQTEKLVEVCRMRNIPMIVFINKLDREGKDAFDLLDEVEQKLGLKVTPLSFPIGMGYDFKGIYNIWEKNINLFSGDSRKNIEETIAFNDINSPELEKIISEQSAENLRSDLELVYEVYPKFDREAYLKGDQQPVFFGSALNNFGVRELLDCFVEIAPSPRPKASEERIVNPEEPTFTGFVFKIHANMDPNHRDRLAFVKIVSGTFERNKPYLHTRLGKKLKFSSPNAFFAEKKEVVDISYAGDIVGLHDTGNFKIGDTLTEGEVLHFKGIPSFSPEHFRYINNADPLKSKQLEKGIDQLMDEGVAQLFKLDFNGRKVIGTVGALQYEVIQYRLEHEYGAKCSYENFPIYKACWVETPENPKDAEYLDFLRVKQKFLARDKQNQLVFLADSAFSIEMVKQKYPDLKLHFTSEFE is encoded by the coding sequence ATGTCTTTACAACAAGAAATACAAAAACGCCGTACCTTTGGCATCATCTCTCACCCCGACGCGGGAAAGACAACCCTTACCGAAAAACTCTTACTCTTCGGGGGGGCTATCCAAGAAGCTGGTGCGGTGAAATCGAATAAAATAAAGAAAGGAGCTACCTCCGACTTTATGGAGATTGAACGCCAACGTGGGATTTCCGTAGCTACTTCGGTGCTGGCTTTTAACTACAAAGAGCATAAAATAAACATCTTAGATACCCCCGGGCACAAGGATTTCGCCGAGGATACCTTCCGCACTCTCACGGCTGTGGACAGTGTAATTGTGGTTATTGACGTTGCCAAAGGGGTGGAAGAGCAAACCGAAAAACTCGTTGAGGTGTGCCGTATGCGCAATATTCCTATGATTGTGTTCATTAATAAGTTAGACCGTGAGGGGAAAGACGCCTTCGACCTGTTGGACGAAGTAGAACAGAAGTTGGGCTTAAAGGTTACTCCGCTGAGCTTTCCCATAGGGATGGGGTATGATTTTAAAGGGATTTATAACATCTGGGAGAAGAATATCAACCTTTTTTCAGGCGACAGCCGTAAGAATATAGAGGAAACTATTGCCTTCAACGATATTAACAGTCCTGAATTAGAGAAGATTATATCCGAACAATCTGCCGAGAACCTCCGTTCCGATTTGGAGTTAGTGTATGAAGTATATCCTAAATTCGATAGAGAAGCCTACCTCAAAGGAGATCAACAACCTGTATTTTTTGGCTCGGCATTGAATAATTTTGGGGTAAGAGAACTCTTGGATTGTTTTGTGGAAATTGCTCCTTCGCCACGCCCGAAAGCCAGTGAAGAGCGCATCGTAAACCCTGAAGAACCTACTTTTACGGGCTTCGTTTTCAAGATTCACGCAAATATGGACCCTAACCACCGCGACCGTTTGGCGTTTGTAAAAATTGTTTCGGGCACATTCGAGCGTAACAAACCTTATTTACATACGCGTTTGGGCAAGAAATTGAAGTTCTCCAGTCCGAATGCTTTCTTTGCCGAAAAGAAAGAAGTGGTGGATATCTCGTATGCGGGGGATATTGTAGGTTTGCACGATACGGGGAACTTTAAGATAGGCGATACACTTACCGAAGGTGAAGTATTGCACTTCAAGGGGATACCGAGCTTCTCTCCTGAGCACTTCCGCTACATTAACAATGCTGACCCACTGAAATCTAAACAATTAGAAAAAGGTATCGACCAGCTAATGGACGAAGGGGTGGCACAGCTCTTTAAGTTAGACTTCAACGGTCGCAAAGTAATTGGGACGGTAGGAGCACTCCAATACGAGGTAATTCAGTATCGATTAGAACACGAGTATGGGGCAAAGTGTAGTTATGAAAACTTCCCTATTTATAAAGCTTGTTGGGTAGAGACGCCTGAAAACCCCAAAGATGCTGAGTATCTTGATTTCTTACGCGTAAAACAGAAGTTCTTAGCACGCGATAAGCAGAATCAATTAGTCTTCTTAGCCGACTCAGCTTTCTCTATTGAGATGGTAAAACAAAAATATCCGGACTTAAAGTTGCACTTTACATCGGAGTTTGAGTAA
- the secDF gene encoding protein translocase subunit SecDF, with the protein MQNKGLVKLFAILFGLICIYQLSFTYVAGRVEDEAKAFAEAKVPNTQADYIAKREAIEAKYLDDKMGQDVYNLGFTKFTYGEVKAKELNRGLDLKGGINVILQISVKDILRGLADNSKDPIFNKSLAEADEQLRKTDKTYLDLFFEAYAKNGGKLASPDVFANKTLSDQINFQMSDSEVRPIIRKRVDESIVSAFEVLRKRIDKFGVSQPNIQRLGNSGRILVELPGAKDITRVQSLLQSTAQLEFWETYKNTDVFPYLQALNEQLKSTAKTTDKVKDTLTAATQSGSSAIDSLLTDVKKDSVPTQQGKGNPLFDLIKANSYEGSPVLFTVSLKDTAQVNSYINSPEAKHLIPASLQYVKFAWGKPDKKTSLIELYALKGNRDNTPPLTGNVVTQAEQTYDVRNQPAVSMQMDGKGARIWEALTGKAFTQNTNIAIVLDNIVYSAPGVTTGAISGGRSEITGHFTLNEAVDLANVLRAGKLPASADIVQSEIVGPSLGQEAIDSGMNSFLIATIFIFAWMIFYYGRAGIYADLALVFNILLIFGVLASIEAVLTLPGIAGIVLTIGMAVDSNVLIFERSKEELRKGKNINQAVVDGFKHALSSILDSNITTALTALILLFFGSGPIQGFATTLLIGIATTLFTAIFITRLFIDYSVEKKHTLTFTTPITKNWFKNVDLNFIGKRKIGYAFSIILSIIGIISLSTRGLDQGIDFVGGRTYQIRFEHEVNPTQVADALKTTLGNVEVKTFGAPNQVKIATKYKVQEESTEVDNEIQELLYKGLQKFLPEGTSFDSFAKASSTDKIGIMQSMKVGPTIAEDIKSSAFWSVIGSLIVIGLYILFRFRRWQFSMGAIVSSAHDVLMVLGIYSLTYSIMPFNMEIDQAFIAAILTVVGYSLNDTVIIYDRIREVMREPHWSREKINHALNATLSRTLNTSFTTLAVLVTIFIFGGETLRGFMFAMIIGVLIGTYSSIFVAAPLIYDTVKDEADHTKEQSKK; encoded by the coding sequence ATGCAAAACAAAGGACTTGTGAAACTATTTGCCATATTGTTTGGGCTAATATGTATTTATCAGCTTTCATTCACCTACGTGGCAGGTAGAGTAGAAGATGAAGCCAAAGCATTCGCTGAGGCAAAAGTGCCTAATACTCAAGCTGACTATATCGCTAAACGCGAAGCTATAGAAGCTAAGTATTTGGACGATAAAATGGGGCAAGATGTCTATAACCTCGGTTTTACAAAATTCACTTATGGTGAAGTAAAAGCTAAAGAATTGAACCGCGGTCTTGACCTTAAAGGCGGTATCAACGTGATTCTGCAAATTTCCGTAAAAGACATCTTGAGAGGTCTTGCTGACAACTCCAAAGACCCTATCTTTAACAAATCATTAGCCGAAGCCGATGAACAGCTCCGCAAAACCGACAAAACCTACTTGGATTTGTTCTTCGAGGCTTACGCTAAGAACGGAGGTAAATTAGCCTCCCCCGATGTGTTCGCTAATAAAACCCTCAGCGATCAAATCAACTTCCAAATGAGTGATAGTGAGGTGCGCCCTATCATCAGAAAGCGCGTAGACGAGTCTATCGTATCTGCTTTCGAGGTATTGCGCAAACGTATCGATAAATTTGGCGTTTCTCAACCTAATATCCAGCGCCTTGGTAACTCAGGTCGTATCCTTGTAGAACTTCCAGGTGCTAAAGATATCACTCGCGTACAATCTCTCTTGCAAAGTACCGCTCAGCTTGAGTTCTGGGAAACTTATAAGAATACTGATGTTTTCCCTTATTTACAAGCCCTCAACGAGCAACTTAAATCTACTGCTAAAACCACTGATAAAGTAAAAGATACGCTCACAGCAGCTACTCAATCAGGTAGCAGTGCTATTGATTCTCTACTTACTGATGTAAAGAAGGATTCTGTTCCTACTCAACAAGGAAAAGGCAATCCTTTGTTTGACCTTATCAAAGCTAATTCTTATGAAGGTTCTCCAGTACTTTTTACAGTAAGTTTAAAAGATACTGCTCAAGTAAATAGCTATATCAATTCTCCTGAAGCAAAACATTTGATTCCTGCTTCATTGCAGTATGTAAAATTCGCTTGGGGTAAACCTGATAAAAAGACCTCCCTTATCGAACTTTATGCCCTAAAAGGTAACCGCGATAACACCCCTCCTCTTACAGGTAACGTAGTAACCCAAGCCGAACAAACTTACGACGTTCGCAACCAGCCTGCCGTATCTATGCAAATGGACGGTAAAGGAGCACGCATTTGGGAAGCGCTTACTGGTAAAGCATTTACTCAAAATACCAATATTGCTATCGTACTCGATAACATCGTATATTCAGCACCAGGAGTAACTACAGGTGCTATTTCAGGAGGTCGCTCTGAAATTACAGGGCATTTTACTTTAAATGAAGCTGTCGACCTTGCTAACGTGCTCCGTGCTGGTAAATTACCTGCAAGTGCTGATATCGTACAATCTGAAATCGTAGGACCTTCTTTGGGACAAGAAGCTATCGATAGCGGTATGAACTCTTTCCTTATCGCTACTATCTTCATCTTTGCGTGGATGATATTCTACTACGGTCGTGCGGGTATTTATGCCGACCTCGCTTTGGTATTCAATATACTCCTCATATTTGGAGTGTTAGCAAGTATAGAAGCTGTTCTTACGCTCCCTGGTATTGCGGGTATCGTGCTTACCATTGGTATGGCAGTCGACTCGAACGTGCTGATATTCGAGCGGTCGAAAGAAGAACTGCGCAAAGGTAAAAACATCAATCAAGCAGTGGTTGATGGTTTCAAACACGCCCTATCGTCTATCTTAGACTCCAACATTACTACAGCGCTTACTGCTCTTATCTTGTTGTTCTTTGGTAGTGGTCCTATCCAAGGTTTTGCAACTACCTTGCTTATTGGTATTGCAACTACTTTGTTCACCGCTATCTTTATCACTCGCTTGTTTATCGACTATAGTGTTGAGAAAAAACACACGCTTACTTTCACCACTCCTATTACTAAGAACTGGTTCAAAAATGTAGATCTCAACTTCATCGGCAAGCGCAAAATAGGATATGCTTTTTCTATTATCCTATCAATAATAGGTATCATTTCTCTCTCTACTCGTGGTCTCGACCAAGGTATCGATTTCGTAGGTGGTAGAACTTACCAAATTCGTTTTGAGCACGAAGTAAACCCTACCCAAGTAGCCGATGCCCTCAAAACTACTTTAGGAAATGTGGAAGTGAAGACTTTTGGAGCTCCTAACCAAGTGAAAATCGCTACTAAGTATAAAGTACAAGAAGAAAGCACTGAGGTAGATAATGAAATACAAGAGCTCTTGTACAAAGGATTACAGAAATTCTTACCCGAAGGAACTTCATTCGATAGTTTCGCTAAAGCCTCTTCTACTGATAAGATTGGTATTATGCAATCTATGAAAGTAGGGCCTACTATCGCTGAAGATATTAAGAGCAGTGCGTTCTGGTCAGTTATCGGTTCGCTTATTGTAATCGGTCTATATATCTTATTTCGTTTCCGAAGATGGCAGTTCTCTATGGGTGCGATTGTATCTTCAGCGCACGACGTGCTAATGGTACTCGGTATCTACTCGCTCACTTATAGCATTATGCCTTTCAATATGGAAATCGACCAAGCTTTTATCGCGGCTATTCTTACAGTAGTAGGTTACTCACTAAACGACACGGTGATTATCTACGACCGTATCAGGGAAGTAATGCGTGAACCTCATTGGTCAAGAGAGAAAATCAATCACGCGCTCAACGCTACCCTTAGCCGTACCTTGAACACCTCATTCACTACTTTGGCAGTACTCGTTACTATCTTTATCTTTGGTGGTGAAACCTTGCGTGGCTTTATGTTCGCAATGATTATCGGGGTACTCATCGGTACTTACTCTTCTATCTTCGTGGCAGCTCCTCTCATTTACGATACTGTAAAGGACGAAGCTGACCATACTAAAGAACAATCTAAAAAGTAA
- the lpdA gene encoding dihydrolipoyl dehydrogenase — protein MKTYDIVIIGSGPGGYVAAIRAGQLGFKTALIEKYNTLGGTCLNVGCIPSKALLDSSHHYENASKHLEAHGIEITGKVKFSLEKMIARKAAVVEQTCAGVKFLMEKNKVDVFTGVGSFVSPTQIKITPNKGKAETIEAKHTIIATGSKPASLPFIALDKERIITSTEALQLKEVPEHLIVIGGGVIGLELGQVYSRLGAKVSVVEYTDSIIPTMDRGLGRELTKVLKKQGFAFYTGHQVKEVTRKGKTVTVKATTSKGEELTLKGDYCLVAVGRRPYTEGLNLEVVGVQKDERGRVIVNDHLQTNVPNIYAIGDVVRGAMLAHKAEEEGVLVVEQLAGQKPHIDYNLIPGVVYTWPEVASVGKSEEQLKADSIAYKVGQFAFRALGRARASMDTDGFVKILADTQTDEVLGVHIIGARAADMIAEAVTAMEFRASAEDIARICHAHPTFTEAIKEAALATTENRAIHS, from the coding sequence ATGAAAACATACGACATTGTTATCATCGGTTCAGGTCCTGGTGGTTATGTAGCCGCTATTCGTGCAGGTCAATTGGGCTTTAAAACTGCCCTTATTGAAAAATATAATACCTTAGGAGGCACTTGTCTTAATGTAGGCTGTATCCCTTCTAAAGCCTTACTCGACTCTTCTCACCACTACGAAAACGCCTCCAAACACCTCGAAGCCCACGGTATTGAAATCACAGGTAAAGTAAAGTTTAGCTTAGAGAAAATGATTGCTCGTAAGGCGGCTGTGGTAGAGCAAACTTGCGCAGGGGTAAAGTTCCTAATGGAGAAAAACAAAGTAGACGTTTTTACCGGCGTAGGGAGCTTTGTATCACCCACACAAATTAAGATTACTCCTAATAAAGGCAAGGCAGAGACCATAGAAGCCAAGCACACCATTATTGCTACCGGCTCTAAACCTGCCTCCTTACCTTTTATTGCGCTCGATAAAGAACGCATTATTACTTCTACTGAAGCTCTCCAGCTCAAAGAAGTACCAGAACACCTCATCGTGATTGGTGGGGGCGTAATAGGCTTAGAATTGGGGCAAGTATACAGTCGCTTAGGAGCTAAAGTGTCGGTAGTAGAATACACCGATAGCATTATCCCTACGATGGATAGAGGCTTAGGGCGCGAACTCACCAAAGTACTCAAAAAACAAGGCTTTGCTTTCTATACAGGTCATCAGGTGAAAGAAGTAACTCGCAAGGGCAAAACGGTAACTGTAAAAGCTACAACCTCCAAAGGCGAAGAGCTTACCCTTAAAGGTGATTACTGCTTAGTAGCCGTAGGTCGTCGCCCTTATACCGAGGGTCTTAACCTCGAAGTAGTAGGTGTACAGAAAGACGAGCGCGGTAGGGTAATAGTAAACGACCACCTGCAAACCAATGTGCCTAACATCTATGCCATAGGTGATGTAGTACGCGGGGCTATGCTCGCCCATAAAGCCGAAGAAGAAGGCGTATTGGTAGTAGAACAACTCGCTGGACAAAAACCACATATCGACTATAATCTTATCCCTGGTGTTGTTTACACTTGGCCTGAAGTAGCTTCAGTAGGCAAAAGTGAAGAGCAACTAAAAGCTGACAGCATCGCCTATAAAGTGGGGCAGTTTGCTTTTCGTGCCTTAGGGCGCGCCCGTGCCAGTATGGATACCGACGGCTTTGTAAAGATTTTAGCTGACACCCAAACCGATGAAGTGCTCGGCGTACACATCATTGGAGCTCGTGCTGCCGATATGATAGCCGAAGCCGTTACCGCAATGGAGTTCCGTGCTAGTGCCGAAGATATCGCTCGCATCTGCCACGCTCACCCTACCTTTACCGAAGCAATAAAGGAGGCCGCCCTTGCTACCACCGAAAACCGCGCTATCCATAGTTAA
- a CDS encoding outer membrane beta-barrel family protein yields the protein MKSTILFCLFCLPLCAFSQYSITGNLISKEQPVSNCVVKLLSQGKVVHTTASNEKGTFSFENLSAGQYQLNVVSIFYEPFQQELMVDKNIALGNIVITEKVENLKEVTVTGRKNPVIPTETGSLIEVTGTRLAYRSAVTDILEYAPSISTTNGLKIYGNDDILIMLDGKELHLDKDKIAFFLNKIPVKSIKSIEVVDKIDASVDSSKAGVIKITTIAKYGWVGSLSHNFFYDPKLGYTDDATLFYSTDKYRLFTNLYHSRHHSFSDDKEQSLLRNNNTLYQNTSELQLKRKENGITLGADYYFNKKSTLSFLYIYNYDADADKEYNGLTNVYNNNVLNHHFSTNRKWDAISNDHSFSLNFDRTTDSLGSNIKIALDLVKKKYESPLTEKDIYYRTVTTEENTEQDSYSYSDVYAFKTTWSKFFTSKYPSEKQNLVLGLRYSLVDNQDEFAYFDILPTQKLKNTTLSNDFSFKEHIFATFANYTFPLTEKSKFSVGLRSEYNYNTFSNHLDNFHNDNTQWSLNALYTTKLGKETFFFSARRWFSRVNYSLFNPTYIKSSPTDAYTGNKDLSPIEGYTLQSGYRWKKVDMALAYRYSEKNVLNIPTAIVGVITTRPENVGYKNDVFLFLSRFTKFTDWWECNAKFTGGYFNFKYLGNAFNSLYAEFYTSQRIYLPKDIEASLTYQYTSTNKSLYIKNYYNHQLNFNLMIPLSDSFQLNASLDDIFNTSRSKSEYDFNGVYNTSYYKFNTRSFYIGINYDFAKGKKVNDNIRNTGAEDEKNRLKR from the coding sequence ATGAAATCAACCATCTTATTTTGCCTATTTTGCCTCCCTTTGTGCGCTTTTTCGCAATATAGTATTACAGGAAACCTAATCAGTAAAGAACAACCTGTGAGCAACTGTGTCGTTAAGCTCCTCTCGCAGGGCAAAGTTGTGCATACTACCGCTTCAAATGAAAAGGGTACTTTTTCTTTTGAAAACCTTTCAGCAGGGCAATACCAGCTAAATGTGGTTTCTATTTTCTATGAGCCTTTTCAGCAAGAGCTAATGGTAGATAAGAATATCGCATTAGGCAATATTGTGATTACCGAGAAAGTAGAAAACCTTAAAGAAGTAACTGTTACTGGTCGGAAAAATCCTGTCATCCCTACTGAAACGGGCTCTCTTATTGAAGTAACAGGCACACGGCTCGCCTATCGTTCTGCGGTGACTGATATTTTAGAGTATGCTCCCAGCATCTCCACTACTAATGGCTTGAAAATCTATGGCAATGACGATATTTTAATAATGCTCGACGGTAAAGAATTACACCTCGATAAAGACAAAATAGCGTTTTTCTTAAATAAAATACCCGTCAAGAGTATTAAAAGTATTGAAGTAGTTGATAAGATTGATGCCAGTGTCGATAGCTCAAAAGCAGGCGTCATAAAAATAACTACTATTGCAAAATACGGCTGGGTAGGCTCGTTAAGTCACAATTTTTTTTACGACCCAAAATTAGGTTATACAGACGATGCAACACTGTTTTATTCTACTGATAAATATCGCCTTTTTACTAACCTATACCACAGCCGACATCACTCTTTTAGCGATGATAAGGAACAATCTCTTTTGAGAAATAACAATACTCTTTATCAAAATACCTCAGAACTACAGTTAAAGCGGAAAGAAAACGGAATAACGCTGGGAGCAGATTACTATTTCAATAAAAAATCTACTCTTAGCTTTCTGTATATCTATAATTATGATGCTGATGCCGACAAAGAATACAATGGTTTAACTAACGTGTATAACAACAATGTGCTTAACCATCATTTTAGTACGAACAGAAAATGGGACGCCATATCTAATGACCACTCTTTCTCACTGAACTTCGACCGCACTACTGACTCCTTAGGTTCAAATATCAAAATAGCCTTAGACTTGGTTAAGAAAAAGTATGAAAGTCCTCTTACTGAAAAAGATATTTATTACCGCACAGTAACTACCGAAGAAAATACTGAGCAAGATTCATACTCTTACAGCGATGTTTACGCCTTCAAAACTACTTGGAGTAAGTTTTTTACCTCTAAATACCCTTCAGAAAAGCAGAACTTAGTGCTTGGATTGCGTTATTCATTGGTAGACAATCAAGATGAGTTTGCTTATTTTGATATTTTGCCTACCCAGAAGTTAAAAAACACTACTCTTTCTAATGATTTCTCCTTCAAAGAACACATCTTCGCCACTTTTGCCAATTACACTTTCCCTCTTACTGAAAAATCAAAGTTCTCAGTAGGCTTACGTTCTGAATATAATTACAATACGTTTAGCAATCATTTAGATAATTTCCATAACGACAACACACAATGGTCACTCAATGCCCTCTATACTACCAAGCTCGGCAAAGAAACCTTCTTCTTTTCTGCTCGTCGATGGTTCAGCAGGGTGAATTACAGTCTGTTCAACCCTACCTATATCAAAAGTTCTCCTACCGATGCCTATACAGGTAATAAAGATTTAAGTCCCATAGAAGGATATACGTTGCAATCGGGTTATAGGTGGAAAAAAGTAGATATGGCTCTGGCTTACCGCTATTCCGAAAAAAATGTGCTTAACATTCCTACCGCTATTGTTGGCGTAATAACTACTCGCCCCGAGAATGTAGGTTATAAAAACGATGTGTTTTTGTTCCTATCCCGTTTTACTAAGTTCACCGATTGGTGGGAGTGCAATGCAAAATTCACAGGGGGTTATTTTAACTTCAAATATTTAGGGAATGCTTTCAACTCCTTATATGCCGAGTTTTACACCTCACAGCGAATTTACCTCCCCAAAGATATCGAAGCCTCTCTCACTTACCAATATACCTCAACCAATAAGAGTTTGTATATCAAAAACTATTACAATCACCAGCTCAACTTTAACCTAATGATTCCTCTTTCTGATTCTTTCCAGTTAAACGCTTCATTAGATGATATATTTAACACCTCTCGTTCTAAAAGCGAATACGA